In Rhea pennata isolate bPtePen1 chromosome 20, bPtePen1.pri, whole genome shotgun sequence, a single window of DNA contains:
- the RILP gene encoding rab-interacting lysosomal protein: AARGAEPLWRTPPGRLAPPHVYRMAGALGSELRRLSGRFGPDAVAGLVPPVVRLLELLEALVAPAGAEAETPPSGRQDAEELEQRLRVAEHREWVQAERLAHLEEQNRQLLGQLAESQSHGDSAARKEREVMLRLKEVVDRQRDEIRAQAHEIVCKSRDTEALQEQLNRFMSMNEDLRHKVAVVQAQLKSALEKKSDLEAVVLQTQREMSRRTRTASEAQLPKSSLEGVPLPAGEDPLHQGPGRSPAHCCFSKEELQQILQERNELKTNLFLVQEELAYYQRELLNEERIPSFFLDAMKSTIKKQRRKIRAKMLGTAEEPASSEEDEGSWLPAPGADCVDAQPPESKIRSFFGLWYQGSSKDPPAPSCSGAWEIIDSPEAHPEREGESEPAAGSPDRATPLP, translated from the exons gcggcgcggggcgcggagccgctgTGGCGGACGCCGCCGGGCCGCCTGGCCCCGCCGCACGTGTACCGCATGGCCGGCGCGCTGGGCTCCGAGCTGCGCCGCCTCTCGGGCCGCTTCGGGCCCGACGCTGTGGCCGGGCTGGTGCCGCCCGTCGTGcggctcctggagctgctggaggcGCTGGtggccccggcgggcgccgagGCCGAGACGCCGCCGTCCGGGCGGCAGGACGCGGAG GAGCTGGAGCAGAGGCTGCGGGTGGCCGAGCACCGGGAGTGGGTCCAGGCCGAGCGCCTGGCCCACCTGGAGGAGCAGAACCGGCAGCTCCTGGGGCAGCTCGCGGAGAGCCAGTCGCACGGAG ATAGCGCAGCGCGGAAGGAGCGAGAAGTGATGCTGCGGCTGAAGGAGGTGGTGGACCGGCAGAGGGACGAGATTCGCGCCCAGGCCCACGAGATCGTCTGCAAGAGCCGAGACACGGAGGCG CTGCAGGAGCAACTGAATCGCTTCATGTCCATGAACGAGGACCTGCGACACAAGGTAGCCGTGGTGCAGGCTCAGCTCAAGAGCGCGCTGGAGAAGAAGTCAGACCTGGAGGCCGTCGTGCTGCAAACCCAGAGGGAAATGAGCAGGAGGACCAGGACTGCTTCTGAAGCCCAGCTGCCAAAGTCCAGCCTG GAAGGAGTGCCGTTGCCTGCAGGGGAGGACCCGCTGCACCAAGGCCCGGGCAGGAGCCCTgctcactgctgcttctcaaaggaagagctgcagcaaATCCTGCAAGAACGGAACGAGCTCAAGACCAACCTGTTCCTGGTGCAGGAGGAGCTGGCTTATTACCAGCG GGAGCTGCTGAACGAAGAGAGAATTCCCAGCTTCTTCTTGGATGCAATGAAATCGACTATcaaaaaacagaggagaaaaatcagagccAAAATGCTGGGAACAGCGGAGGAGCCAGCAAGCAG CGAAGAAGACGAGGGCTCCTGGCTGCCGGCTCCCGGCGCCGACTGCGTGGATGCTCAGCCGCCCGAGTCCAAAATCAGGAGCTT cttcGGGCTGTGGTATCAGGGCAGCAGCAAAGACCCCCCCGCGCCCAGCTGCTCCGGAGCCTGGGAAATCATCGACTCGCCGGAAGCGCACCCGGAGCGGGAGGGCGAGAGCGAGCCGGCGGCCGGCTCCCCGGACAGAGCGACGCCGCTTCCCTGA